From a region of the Halolamina sp. CBA1230 genome:
- a CDS encoding CaiB/BaiF CoA transferase family protein codes for MPGLLPGTEGRPLSDVTVLELGHIIAGPFCSMLLADLGAEVIKVEHPNGGDAVRDSSPTGNASFNYVNRNKLGVTLDLKSDEGSAVFEDLVAEADVLIENFAAGTADRLGVGYDDMKQVNDELVYCSIKGFNEGPYQEYPALDPVAEALSGVMSVTGHPDQPPVRCGTSLADMAASLYGAISVLGGVRQRDASGEGQHVTVPLYESTVSLMGYWLAYTQAYDEVPEPIGAGHPNWAPYDAYQSADDEWVFVGPSSQGQWEALCEALDTDLHEEERFATLDDRRANRDALNERVGAACGKFDAEELIERLRKAGVPVAPINDTQDVVDDRHLRETDALGTVRATEGDGGDIDVPRYPARSTGFERVENTDPPELGEDTDAVLEALGYDEQERERLREEGAV; via the coding sequence GTGCCGGGGCTACTCCCCGGCACCGAGGGCCGACCGCTCTCGGACGTGACTGTGCTCGAACTCGGCCACATCATCGCCGGCCCGTTCTGCTCGATGCTGCTGGCCGACCTCGGCGCCGAGGTGATCAAGGTCGAGCATCCGAACGGCGGCGACGCTGTCCGTGACTCCTCGCCCACCGGGAACGCCTCGTTCAACTACGTCAACCGCAACAAGCTGGGCGTCACCCTCGATCTGAAATCCGACGAGGGGAGCGCGGTGTTCGAGGATCTGGTCGCGGAGGCTGACGTGTTGATCGAGAACTTCGCGGCCGGCACCGCGGACCGGCTCGGCGTCGGTTACGACGACATGAAGCAGGTGAACGACGAGCTCGTCTACTGCTCGATCAAGGGGTTCAACGAGGGGCCCTACCAGGAGTACCCCGCGCTCGACCCCGTGGCGGAGGCGCTCTCGGGCGTGATGAGCGTCACGGGGCATCCGGACCAGCCGCCCGTCCGGTGTGGCACCAGCCTCGCGGACATGGCCGCCTCGCTGTACGGCGCCATCTCGGTGCTCGGCGGCGTGCGCCAGCGCGACGCGAGCGGCGAGGGGCAGCACGTCACCGTCCCGCTGTACGAGAGCACCGTCTCGCTGATGGGGTACTGGCTGGCGTACACGCAGGCGTACGACGAGGTGCCCGAACCGATCGGCGCCGGCCACCCAAACTGGGCCCCCTACGACGCCTACCAGTCCGCCGACGACGAGTGGGTGTTCGTCGGCCCCTCCTCGCAGGGGCAGTGGGAGGCGCTGTGTGAAGCGCTCGACACCGACCTCCACGAGGAGGAGCGTTTCGCCACGCTCGACGACCGGCGGGCCAACCGCGACGCACTGAACGAGCGCGTCGGCGCGGCTTGCGGGAAGTTCGACGCCGAGGAGCTGATCGAGCGGCTGCGGAAGGCCGGGGTTCCGGTCGCGCCGATCAACGACACACAGGACGTGGTCGACGACCGCCACCTCCGGGAGACCGACGCGCTCGGGACGGTCCGCGCGACCGAGGGCGACGGCGGCGATATCGACGTGCCCCGCTACCCCGCGCGCTCGACTGGCTTCGAACGGGTCGAGAACACCGACCCGCCCGAGCTCGGCGAGGACACCGACGCCGTGCTCGAGGCGCTGGGCTACGACGAGCAGGAGCGCGAGCGGCTCCGGGAGGAGGGTGCAGTGTGA
- a CDS encoding ABC transporter ATP-binding protein, translating into MARPIRLDDVCKEYHTAGTTHVAVDDLSLEIPEGSFTTIVGPSGCGKTTTLRMIAGLESPTSGTIHFGDRDVTEVRPQDRNAAMVFQSIALYPHMSVRENIAYGLKVAGVSKAERDAAVDEAAETLQITEQLEKMPSELSGGQQQRVALGSAFVQDPDVLLLDEPMSDLDAKLKAELRVEVQRLHKEMDATMVYVTHDQTEAMTMSDHVLLLEEGRLAQFAPPGDLFDRPVSQYVAEFIGTPSTNTLPATVEAGDDGPALVGEQFEIPAPPELFDDRVGDSVTVGIRPQYLSPDHGDHRIRVVTDVIEQLGTEFVIHGTSVAGTHVNIVDEDVGDVKPGDELSVGFDAAEAFVFDSDGETICHGDELVTSTTPPQ; encoded by the coding sequence ATGGCACGACCGATACGACTCGACGACGTCTGTAAGGAGTACCACACCGCCGGAACGACCCACGTTGCCGTCGACGACCTCTCCCTCGAGATCCCGGAGGGGTCGTTCACGACCATCGTCGGCCCCTCCGGCTGCGGGAAAACCACCACGCTGCGGATGATCGCCGGCCTGGAGAGCCCGACCTCGGGAACCATCCACTTCGGCGACCGCGACGTGACCGAGGTGCGCCCGCAGGACCGCAACGCCGCGATGGTGTTCCAGTCGATCGCGCTCTACCCACACATGAGCGTGCGGGAGAACATCGCGTACGGGCTGAAAGTCGCCGGCGTCTCGAAGGCGGAGCGCGACGCCGCCGTCGACGAGGCTGCCGAGACGCTCCAGATCACCGAGCAGCTGGAGAAGATGCCCTCGGAGCTCTCCGGCGGCCAGCAGCAGCGCGTCGCGCTGGGCAGCGCGTTCGTCCAGGACCCCGACGTGCTCCTGCTCGACGAGCCGATGTCCGACCTCGACGCCAAACTCAAAGCCGAACTCCGGGTGGAGGTCCAGCGCCTCCACAAGGAGATGGACGCGACGATGGTGTACGTCACGCACGACCAGACCGAGGCGATGACGATGAGCGACCACGTGCTCCTGCTCGAGGAGGGTCGCCTCGCACAGTTCGCGCCGCCGGGGGATCTGTTCGACCGCCCGGTCTCCCAGTACGTCGCGGAGTTCATCGGCACACCCTCGACCAACACGCTCCCCGCGACCGTCGAGGCGGGCGACGACGGCCCGGCGCTGGTGGGCGAGCAGTTCGAGATCCCGGCGCCGCCGGAGCTGTTCGACGACCGCGTCGGCGACTCGGTCACGGTCGGGATCCGTCCACAGTACCTCTCGCCGGATCACGGCGACCACCGTATCCGGGTTGTCACCGACGTGATCGAACAGCTCGGCACCGAGTTCGTGATCCACGGGACGAGCGTGGCCGGCACCCACGTCAACATCGTCGACGAGGACGTCGGCGACGTCAAACCCGGCGACGAGCTCTCGGTCGGCTTCGACGCCGCCGAGGCGTTCGTGTTCGACAGCGACGGCGAGACCATCTGCCACGGCGACGAACTCGTCACCTCCACTACTCCCCCGCAATGA
- a CDS encoding carbohydrate ABC transporter permease: MGEGAAGTYVSQHTQERVRRVAVILTALLVSIFVSIPVYVMIAIAFQPSATTFRGGDVNLLLNSVTIDNFVLLFTETGTPRYLFNSFVVTASSTLLATALSVAAGYGLTRFDFRGKTVAARAVLFAYMFSPIVLAIPLYVIFYTLGLLDSYFALTMALTGISAPFGIWLMWQYFQTVPIALEESAWIRGASRTRTLWEVVLPVARPGTIATAIFAFSVAWNDFTMARVVMSQQEMYPITVGASLFLDRVTIGWSETMAAAVLMSLPPFAIALFLQNYLLQGFNVGGLE, encoded by the coding sequence ATCGGCGAGGGCGCCGCGGGGACGTACGTCAGCCAGCACACCCAGGAGCGGGTGCGCCGGGTTGCGGTGATCCTCACGGCGCTGCTGGTCTCGATCTTCGTCAGCATCCCGGTGTACGTGATGATCGCCATCGCGTTCCAGCCGTCGGCGACCACGTTCCGTGGCGGGGACGTGAACCTCCTCCTGAACTCGGTCACGATCGACAACTTCGTGCTGCTGTTCACGGAGACCGGCACGCCCCGGTACCTGTTCAACAGCTTCGTCGTCACGGCGTCGTCGACGCTGCTGGCGACGGCGCTGTCGGTCGCGGCGGGCTACGGCCTGACCCGGTTCGACTTCCGCGGGAAGACGGTGGCGGCGCGGGCGGTGCTGTTCGCGTACATGTTCAGCCCGATCGTGCTCGCGATCCCGCTGTACGTGATCTTCTACACGCTGGGGCTGCTCGACAGCTACTTCGCGCTGACGATGGCGCTGACGGGTATCTCCGCGCCGTTCGGCATCTGGTTGATGTGGCAGTACTTCCAGACGGTGCCGATCGCGCTAGAGGAGTCGGCGTGGATCCGCGGCGCCAGTCGGACCCGCACGCTCTGGGAGGTGGTCCTCCCGGTCGCGCGGCCCGGCACGATCGCGACCGCGATCTTCGCGTTCTCGGTCGCGTGGAACGACTTCACGATGGCGCGGGTGGTGATGAGCCAACAGGAGATGTACCCCATCACCGTCGGCGCCAGCCTGTTCCTCGACCGAGTGACCATCGGCTGGTCGGAGACGATGGCGGCCGCGGTGCTGATGTCGCTGCCGCCGTTTGCGATCGCACTGTTCCTCCAGAACTACCTGCTGCAGGGCTTCAACGTCGGAGGCCTCGAATAA
- a CDS encoding carbohydrate ABC transporter permease codes for MSAVSALQGRLGEFDEKRLLLLATFVPFTLFFVLVWGVPIGYALGMSLFSDPTGAAEFAGLANYAQVLSSEIFGKALLNSVLYALSSTLLSLALGLGLALVVNREIKGGNALRTMMIFPYLLPTLVVIFMWTFLLDPNVGAVNQFLLDYGLIQEPLSFFSSLQWAMPAVVVASVWKYGSFAFFILLARLQAIDPNLYERARVEGASTWQAFRDITAPQLRGAVLIIILVRGIWMFNKFDIIYLATSGGPLNATTTLPIRVYELAFFETDFAAATALAGIMFLLLASTAVVYFWAFKPEKEVTA; via the coding sequence ATGTCCGCAGTTAGTGCGCTGCAGGGGCGCCTCGGCGAGTTCGACGAGAAGCGGCTGCTGTTGCTCGCGACGTTCGTCCCGTTCACGCTGTTTTTCGTCCTCGTCTGGGGTGTTCCCATCGGCTACGCGCTGGGGATGAGCCTGTTCTCGGACCCGACCGGGGCTGCGGAGTTCGCGGGGCTCGCGAACTACGCACAGGTTCTCTCCTCGGAGATATTCGGCAAAGCACTGCTCAACAGCGTCCTCTACGCGCTCTCCTCGACGCTTCTCAGCCTCGCGCTGGGGCTGGGGCTCGCACTGGTGGTCAACCGCGAGATCAAGGGTGGGAACGCGCTGCGGACGATGATGATCTTCCCGTACCTGCTGCCGACGCTGGTGGTCATCTTCATGTGGACGTTCCTGCTCGACCCCAACGTCGGCGCGGTGAACCAGTTCCTGCTCGACTACGGGCTGATCCAGGAGCCGCTGTCGTTCTTCTCGTCGCTGCAGTGGGCGATGCCCGCGGTCGTCGTCGCCAGCGTCTGGAAGTACGGCTCGTTCGCCTTCTTCATCCTGTTGGCCCGGCTGCAGGCGATCGACCCGAACCTCTACGAGCGCGCTCGCGTCGAGGGGGCGTCGACGTGGCAGGCGTTCCGTGACATCACCGCCCCGCAGCTCCGTGGGGCGGTCCTGATCATCATCCTCGTCAGGGGGATCTGGATGTTCAACAAGTTCGACATCATCTACCTCGCGACAAGCGGTGGACCGCTGAACGCCACGACTACCCTCCCGATCCGGGTGTACGAGCTGGCCTTCTTCGAGACTGACTTCGCGGCGGCGACGGCGCTTGCGGGGATCATGTTCCTGCTGCTGGCGTCGACGGCCGTCGTCTACTTCTGGGCGTTCAAGCCCGAGAAGGAGGTGACCGCCTGA
- a CDS encoding ABC transporter substrate-binding protein yields MARKQFTRRRFAGAAGATATLGIAGCLGGGGGGENTIRYLSDRGDSSDVVDDIITEFENEFDYTVEVTYTSRGTSTDEELQQMLAAGNPPDLVFDTSADAYRYQQNGNLATVTEAVQDVGLPDPVNVGGESYFAPTMVEPLMGWYRNDLYEENPTTFDTWLSEAQRVSEEEDINGFVVPTGQTNNADTSATQYLWQNNVDIYSGPSDDIEVTIDQGGNRERAVETYQWLQNINEYAPNGSGWEWGDGTQALQQGNAAALMSVGGLPILTIRQNRPDLVENLTPTAYPMPEGGQQDKWWAYMEGHVVRSDGEATEGAQEFTRFFSESERFLDFVLSAPLFQWPPTEELMNSDAMQENEVLSEHQEAVDLVRNNWDAFTTVLATGDEGAPNLTAANAYSEQLFGQSAEQLIVGNRSPEETVDWVAEELRGLQEE; encoded by the coding sequence ATGGCACGCAAACAGTTCACACGCCGACGGTTCGCCGGCGCCGCTGGGGCGACAGCGACGCTGGGAATCGCGGGCTGCCTGGGCGGTGGCGGCGGCGGAGAGAACACGATCCGGTATCTCTCGGACCGAGGGGACTCCAGTGATGTCGTCGACGACATCATCACCGAGTTCGAGAACGAGTTCGACTACACCGTCGAGGTAACGTACACCTCGCGCGGGACGTCGACGGACGAGGAGCTCCAGCAGATGCTCGCGGCGGGGAACCCGCCGGATCTGGTGTTCGACACGTCCGCCGACGCGTACCGGTACCAGCAGAACGGCAACCTCGCGACGGTTACCGAGGCCGTCCAGGACGTCGGTCTCCCGGATCCGGTCAACGTCGGCGGCGAATCGTACTTCGCGCCGACGATGGTCGAACCGCTGATGGGGTGGTACCGTAACGACCTCTACGAGGAGAACCCGACGACGTTCGACACGTGGCTCAGCGAGGCCCAGCGGGTCAGCGAGGAGGAGGACATCAACGGCTTCGTCGTCCCGACGGGCCAGACCAACAACGCGGACACGTCCGCGACCCAGTACCTCTGGCAGAACAACGTGGACATCTACAGCGGCCCCTCCGACGACATCGAGGTCACGATCGATCAGGGAGGGAACCGCGAACGGGCCGTCGAGACGTACCAGTGGCTCCAGAACATCAACGAGTACGCGCCGAACGGCTCCGGCTGGGAGTGGGGCGACGGCACGCAGGCGCTCCAGCAGGGCAACGCCGCGGCGCTGATGTCCGTCGGCGGCCTGCCGATCCTGACGATCCGTCAGAACCGACCCGATCTGGTCGAGAACCTCACACCGACGGCCTACCCGATGCCGGAGGGCGGCCAGCAGGACAAGTGGTGGGCGTACATGGAGGGCCACGTCGTCCGGAGCGACGGCGAGGCCACCGAGGGCGCTCAGGAGTTCACGCGCTTCTTCAGCGAGTCCGAGCGGTTCCTCGACTTCGTGCTGTCGGCGCCGCTGTTCCAGTGGCCGCCGACGGAAGAGCTGATGAACAGCGACGCGATGCAGGAGAACGAGGTGTTGTCGGAGCACCAGGAGGCGGTGGATCTGGTCCGGAACAACTGGGACGCGTTCACGACGGTGCTCGCGACCGGCGACGAGGGTGCGCCCAACCTCACCGCCGCCAACGCCTACAGCGAACAGCTGTTCGGCCAGTCGGCCGAACAGCTCATCGTGGGGAACCGTTCACCCGAGGAGACCGTCGACTGGGTGGCAGAAGAGCTCCGCGGGCTTCAGGAGGAGTAA
- a CDS encoding helix-turn-helix domain-containing protein: MYRAKIYIKLDANCILSRVTDEWNVSFAVSSEEVIGGDRVRFVLDAGDRIDEIASALRASEEVIELDRLEDSRLAVTKHACGALPIIRENHGMLEGRDQVSGDQRVFDVVVYRRADLRKMIEELGAISTVRLGRLTPYLEPDSMLSERQSEVISTALRQGYYEWPREVDAETLADELDIAHSTFLEHLRKAERALLSDALSRGDRSDEPTPDEAAFMLEDEQVSDPTST, translated from the coding sequence ATGTACCGTGCCAAGATCTACATCAAGCTCGACGCGAACTGTATCCTCAGCCGCGTGACCGACGAGTGGAACGTCTCCTTCGCCGTCAGCAGCGAGGAGGTGATCGGCGGCGACAGGGTGCGGTTCGTGCTCGACGCCGGGGACCGGATCGACGAGATCGCGTCGGCGCTCCGAGCGTCGGAGGAGGTGATCGAGCTCGACCGGCTCGAGGACAGCCGGCTGGCGGTGACCAAGCACGCCTGTGGCGCGCTCCCGATCATCCGCGAGAACCACGGGATGCTCGAAGGCCGGGATCAGGTCAGCGGCGATCAGCGCGTGTTCGACGTGGTGGTGTACCGGCGGGCGGACCTTCGGAAGATGATCGAGGAGCTCGGAGCCATCAGCACGGTCCGGCTCGGCCGACTCACCCCGTACCTCGAACCCGACAGCATGCTCTCCGAACGCCAATCGGAGGTGATCTCGACCGCGCTCCGACAGGGGTACTACGAGTGGCCCCGCGAGGTCGACGCGGAGACGCTGGCCGACGAGCTCGACATCGCTCACTCCACGTTCCTCGAACACCTCCGGAAGGCGGAACGGGCGCTGCTCTCCGACGCGCTCAGCCGTGGCGACCGGAGTGACGAACCCACCCCCGACGAGGCGGCGTTCATGCTGGAGGACGAGCAGGTTTCCGACCCGACTAGCACTTAA
- a CDS encoding cold-shock protein translates to MATGKVAFFNDTGGYGFIETEDADDDVFFHMEDVGGPDLEEGQEVEFDIEQADKGPRATNLKRL, encoded by the coding sequence ATGGCGACAGGCAAGGTTGCGTTCTTCAACGACACTGGCGGGTACGGCTTCATCGAGACCGAGGACGCGGACGACGACGTGTTCTTCCACATGGAGGACGTCGGCGGCCCCGACCTCGAGGAAGGGCAGGAGGTGGAGTTCGACATCGAACAGGCAGACAAGGGTCCGCGCGCCACGAACCTGAAGCGGCTGTAG
- a CDS encoding hydrogenase maturation nickel metallochaperone HypA, with protein sequence MVGPQFVCAECARTVSNLSYRAACPDCGGELDRQRRAT encoded by the coding sequence ATGGTCGGTCCCCAGTTCGTCTGTGCGGAGTGTGCCCGGACGGTGAGTAACCTCTCCTACCGCGCAGCCTGTCCCGACTGCGGCGGCGAACTCGACCGGCAGCGCCGCGCGACGTGA
- a CDS encoding HAD family hydrolase, with protein sequence MGDDEPQAATCRVGQQTTDGHSTAPHAASFDCFGTLVYLPRPNSPAAAIAEELTAQGIELPADWAAAYTEPHLDRAEGAELSLPNHARAALSSRGVDAPQSVVEAAVLDAFDREAEILPGAVETLDAVDTRAGVLSNCSIPGLVPRTLSQVDLFDRFDTVVTSVEVGWRKPHRRAFAAVADELDVAVDALVHVGDNREADGGIERYGGRYRHVDGDLTGLAERLADAVTG encoded by the coding sequence ATGGGTGACGACGAGCCCCAGGCGGCCACGTGTCGTGTGGGGCAGCAGACGACCGACGGACACTCGACGGCGCCTCACGCCGCCTCGTTCGACTGTTTCGGTACCCTCGTCTACCTCCCACGCCCGAACTCCCCGGCCGCGGCGATCGCCGAGGAGCTGACGGCACAGGGTATCGAGCTCCCGGCGGACTGGGCGGCGGCGTACACCGAACCCCATCTCGATCGAGCCGAGGGGGCCGAACTCTCGCTGCCGAACCACGCCCGCGCGGCGCTCTCCAGTCGCGGCGTGGACGCGCCACAGTCCGTCGTCGAGGCTGCCGTCCTCGACGCCTTCGACCGCGAAGCGGAGATACTGCCGGGCGCCGTCGAGACGCTCGACGCAGTCGACACCCGGGCCGGCGTGCTCTCGAACTGTTCGATCCCCGGACTCGTCCCGCGAACGCTCTCCCAGGTCGATCTGTTCGACCGGTTCGACACGGTCGTCACGAGCGTCGAGGTCGGCTGGCGCAAACCCCACCGGCGGGCGTTCGCGGCGGTCGCCGACGAGCTCGACGTCGCCGTCGACGCGCTCGTCCACGTCGGCGACAACCGCGAGGCCGACGGTGGGATCGAGCGCTACGGCGGCCGCTACCGCCACGTCGACGGCGACCTGACGGGGCTTGCCGAGCGGCTTGCCGACGCCGTCACGGGGTAA
- a CDS encoding CaiB/BaiF CoA-transferase family protein — MTDDPTGPLEGVTVLDASRVLAGPFCGMQLGDLGADVIKVERPDGGDQTRHWTPPAFGDDVASYYASINRNKRSITLNLTTEDGREAFRDLAAEADVLLENFRVGKAAEWNLDYETLSEANPGLVYCSITGYGQTGPKAERPAYDLMMQAEGGMMSITGEEGRPPVRVGVAVADLAAGMYATQSVLAALFRREFDGGADRAGAPDAEKSGDRIDVALFDALLGWLSYMATDAFASGEAPERMGSRHPNIAPYQAFEAADGYVVVACASQAIWYRLCEAIDRPDLVEDSRFETNEKRVDNRDELESILTDAFADRTVDQVVDLLRTNDVPVGRIRDVLEAFDDPQAEARGMRQRVTHPTAGEIELPGSPMQFAEYAATARRHPPLLGEHTEEVLAELGYSENEIDRLREEGAV, encoded by the coding sequence ATGACCGACGACCCCACCGGACCGCTCGAGGGCGTCACCGTGCTCGACGCCTCGCGCGTGCTCGCCGGCCCGTTCTGCGGGATGCAGCTCGGCGACCTTGGCGCCGACGTGATCAAGGTCGAACGACCCGACGGCGGCGACCAGACCCGCCACTGGACCCCGCCCGCCTTCGGCGACGACGTTGCCTCCTACTACGCGAGCATCAACCGCAACAAGCGCTCGATCACGCTGAACCTCACCACGGAGGACGGCCGTGAGGCGTTCCGCGACCTCGCAGCGGAGGCCGACGTGCTGCTCGAGAACTTCCGAGTCGGGAAGGCGGCGGAGTGGAACCTCGACTACGAGACGCTCAGTGAGGCGAACCCGGGGCTGGTGTACTGCTCCATCACGGGGTACGGCCAGACCGGCCCGAAGGCCGAACGACCGGCGTACGACCTGATGATGCAGGCGGAGGGCGGGATGATGAGCATCACCGGCGAGGAGGGCCGCCCGCCCGTGCGGGTCGGCGTCGCCGTCGCCGACCTCGCGGCGGGGATGTACGCGACCCAGTCGGTGCTCGCGGCGCTGTTCCGTCGCGAGTTCGACGGCGGCGCGGACCGAGCAGGCGCGCCGGACGCCGAGAAATCCGGTGATCGGATCGACGTCGCGCTGTTCGACGCGCTACTGGGCTGGCTCTCCTACATGGCGACCGACGCGTTCGCCTCCGGCGAGGCGCCAGAGCGGATGGGCTCGCGCCACCCCAATATCGCGCCGTACCAGGCGTTCGAGGCCGCGGACGGCTACGTCGTCGTCGCCTGCGCGAGCCAGGCGATCTGGTACCGACTCTGCGAGGCGATCGACCGGCCGGACCTCGTGGAGGACTCGCGCTTCGAGACCAACGAGAAACGCGTCGACAACCGCGACGAACTGGAGTCGATCCTCACCGACGCGTTCGCCGACAGGACCGTCGACCAGGTGGTCGACCTGCTCCGGACCAACGACGTGCCGGTCGGCCGGATCCGGGACGTGCTGGAGGCGTTCGACGACCCGCAGGCCGAGGCGCGGGGGATGCGTCAGCGCGTTACCCACCCGACCGCGGGCGAGATCGAACTGCCCGGGTCGCCGATGCAGTTCGCGGAGTACGCGGCAACGGCGCGGCGTCACCCGCCGCTACTTGGTGAGCACACCGAGGAGGTGCTGGCGGAGCTGGGGTACAGCGAGAACGAGATCGATCGACTGCGGGAGGAAGGCGCCGTCTGA
- a CDS encoding PGF-pre-PGF domain-containing protein produces the protein MNRRTLTLVVALVLAGTLTFPSAAAPLFDGPVDSLGSDVSLAPSSDYTYLDADDELVVDLSASNPHLDGEGVNPDSRTTIDDVFRVQYNGSQYAHVWLTHGSDTVTFAVDGEPIQSQATNVTLAPNESVSVSMTVDTTDGVDGGLVDGITVHSRVAEPEPEATVEETGEFGAATQSVAPTEGSRRFTALSTEPGQPVEFGAAPLELDRVGEATLTFDGLSATSPNRSFSVTADTTGTGAARSLVVDAGAEPLGAVRMTVTEGNVSRATMRFSVSESYFESRGVDLANLTVYRHSDGELSQLPVTATGERDGRLTFEAETPGFSTFVVAAQRPRLELADTIVEPTTVAPGEAVAVNATVANTGTAAGERTVAVAVDGTVVAERTVRVQAGENETVSVPVVRNETGEYAVSVDDTDAGTFSVAAESTATPASNDDTPSTDRATETPIGEASGFGLRPLAGLLGLLIAVAATLMLARRTPRP, from the coding sequence GTGAACCGCCGAACGCTCACCCTCGTCGTCGCACTCGTCCTCGCGGGAACGCTCACGTTCCCGTCGGCAGCAGCGCCGCTGTTCGACGGTCCCGTAGACAGCCTCGGCAGCGACGTGTCGCTCGCGCCGAGCAGCGACTACACGTATCTCGACGCCGACGACGAGCTGGTCGTCGACCTCTCGGCGTCGAACCCCCACCTCGACGGCGAGGGGGTCAACCCCGATAGCCGGACGACGATCGACGACGTGTTCCGGGTTCAGTACAACGGCTCCCAGTACGCACACGTCTGGCTGACTCACGGCTCCGACACGGTGACGTTCGCCGTCGACGGCGAGCCGATCCAGTCGCAGGCGACCAACGTGACGCTGGCCCCCAACGAGTCCGTCTCCGTCTCGATGACCGTCGACACGACCGACGGCGTCGACGGCGGCCTCGTCGACGGCATCACCGTCCACTCGCGGGTGGCAGAACCCGAGCCGGAAGCGACCGTCGAGGAAACCGGGGAGTTCGGCGCCGCCACGCAGTCCGTCGCGCCGACCGAGGGCTCACGGCGGTTCACCGCGCTCAGCACGGAGCCGGGTCAGCCCGTCGAGTTCGGGGCCGCCCCCCTCGAACTCGATCGTGTCGGCGAGGCGACGCTCACCTTCGACGGGCTCTCGGCGACGAGCCCGAACCGGTCGTTCTCGGTGACCGCCGACACTACGGGAACGGGGGCGGCGCGGTCGCTAGTCGTCGACGCCGGCGCCGAGCCGCTTGGCGCGGTACGGATGACCGTGACCGAGGGGAACGTCTCCCGGGCCACGATGCGGTTCAGCGTCTCGGAGTCGTACTTCGAGAGCCGTGGCGTCGACCTCGCGAACCTCACGGTGTACCGCCACTCGGACGGCGAACTCTCACAGCTCCCCGTCACGGCGACGGGGGAACGCGACGGCCGGCTGACGTTCGAGGCGGAGACGCCCGGCTTCTCGACGTTCGTCGTCGCCGCCCAGCGACCGCGGCTCGAACTGGCGGACACGATAGTTGAGCCGACCACCGTCGCACCCGGCGAGGCCGTCGCGGTGAACGCCACCGTCGCGAACACCGGCACGGCGGCCGGCGAGCGAACCGTGGCGGTGGCCGTCGACGGGACCGTCGTCGCCGAACGGACGGTCAGGGTACAGGCCGGCGAGAACGAGACGGTCTCCGTCCCGGTCGTCCGGAACGAGACCGGCGAGTACGCGGTCAGCGTCGACGACACCGACGCCGGGACGTTCAGCGTCGCCGCCGAGAGCACCGCGACGCCGGCATCGAACGACGACACCCCGTCGACGGATCGAGCCACCGAGACCCCGATCGGCGAAGCCAGCGGGTTCGGACTCCGCCCGCTGGCCGGCCTGCTGGGGCTGCTGATCGCCGTCGCCGCGACGCTGATGCTGGCCCGGCGGACGCCGCGGCCCTGA